Part of the Betaproteobacteria bacterium genome, GCCATGCCGCCGGTCATCGCGCCGTCGCCGATCACCGCCACACAGCGGCGGCTGTCGCCGCGCTGTTTCGCCGCCACTGCCATGCCGAGCGCCGCGCTGATGGACGTGCTGGCGTGGGCGGTGCCGAAGGTGTCGTAGTCGCTTTCGCAGCGACGCGGGAAGCCGGAAATGCCGCCCCACATCCTGAGCTTCGACATGCGATCGAAGCGCCCGGTGAGAATCTTGTGCGCGTAGGTCTGGTGGCCGACGTCCCAGACGACGCGGTCGTGCGGCGTGTTGAGAACGTAATGCAGAGCCACCGTGAGCTCGACCGTGCCGAGGTTGGACGAGAGATGCCCGCCGGTCTTGCTGACGGACTCGATCAGGAAGCGCCGCAGCTCGTCTGCGAGCTTGTGCAGGTCAGCGCGCGAGAGCCGGCGCAGATCGGCCGGATCGCAGATCGATTCCAGCAGCTCATAGCGCACTTCGGGTGCAT contains:
- a CDS encoding 1-deoxy-D-xylulose-5-phosphate synthase (catalyzes the formation of 1-deoxy-D-xylulose 5-phosphate from pyruvate and D-glyceraldehyde 3-phosphate); translated protein: MNAPEVRYELLESICDPADLRRLSRADLHKLADELRRFLIESVSKTGGHLSSNLGTVELTVALHYVLNTPHDRVVWDVGHQTYAHKILTGRFDRMSKLRMWGGISGFPRRCESDYDTFGTAHASTSISAALGMAVAAKQRGDSRRCVAVIGDGAMTGGMA